One Methanocaldococcus infernus ME DNA segment encodes these proteins:
- a CDS encoding ATP-binding protein, which yields MIEINYQKCGYCGACVGVCEPMVLQLMENMVIVTNENKCKKCKACEVVCPLDAIKVKQ from the coding sequence ATGATAGAGATTAACTATCAAAAATGTGGCTACTGTGGAGCCTGTGTAGGAGTCTGTGAGCCTATGGTTTTGCAATTAATGGAGAATATGGTTATTGTCACAAATGAAAACAAGTGTAAGAAGTGTAAAGCCTGTGAAGTTGTCTGTCCTTTAGATGCTATAAAGGTGAAACAGTAA
- a CDS encoding geranylgeranyl reductase family protein: MRELKESYDIIVVGAGPGGSCSAYASSKLGAKTLLVEKSQEIGEPVRCAEAIPGLENLGIELDSSFIRSEVNGGYIFTPSGRKILVESDKAKGYVVERKIFDKYLAIRAANAGAKVAVKSNVVGLERDGDEWLVEIEYLGEIYKVRSKIVIAADGVESNIAEYAGLKSKKKPLEVCSCAEFEMVNVELIDKNKLEFYFGNEIAKGGYAWIFPKGDAANVGLGVRDKKKKAINYLYDFLENELVRDRLKNATPIELKVGGAPVSGPIEKTYTDGLLVVGDAAGQISPLTGGGIYLAMDCGLIAGEVAGEAIKNKDWSEEFLKTYEERWKEKYYNMLMNHLKYRKVLEKLSDDEIEELAEVIGEKLEDIDLKKFAKKILMRPKLLKYFKDFVF, translated from the coding sequence ATGAGAGAGCTTAAGGAAAGTTATGACATCATAGTTGTAGGTGCTGGTCCTGGGGGAAGTTGTTCAGCATATGCATCAAGTAAGTTAGGAGCTAAAACTCTTTTAGTTGAAAAGTCCCAGGAAATTGGGGAGCCTGTAAGGTGTGCTGAAGCCATTCCTGGCTTAGAAAACTTAGGAATAGAGTTAGACAGCTCTTTTATTAGATCAGAGGTTAATGGTGGCTACATCTTTACACCCTCAGGAAGAAAAATTTTAGTTGAATCTGATAAAGCTAAGGGTTATGTTGTTGAGAGGAAAATTTTTGATAAATATTTAGCTATAAGAGCTGCTAATGCTGGAGCTAAGGTTGCTGTAAAGTCTAATGTTGTTGGGTTGGAAAGAGATGGAGATGAGTGGTTAGTTGAGATTGAATACTTAGGAGAAATTTACAAGGTTAGAAGTAAGATAGTTATAGCTGCTGATGGTGTTGAGAGTAACATAGCTGAATATGCTGGGCTGAAAAGTAAAAAAAAGCCTTTAGAAGTTTGCTCATGTGCAGAGTTTGAAATGGTTAATGTTGAACTTATAGATAAAAATAAGTTAGAATTTTACTTTGGTAATGAGATAGCTAAAGGAGGCTATGCCTGGATCTTCCCTAAGGGAGATGCTGCTAATGTAGGCTTGGGGGTTAGAGATAAGAAGAAAAAAGCTATTAACTATCTCTATGACTTCTTAGAGAATGAATTAGTTAGAGATAGGCTAAAAAATGCTACTCCTATAGAGCTTAAAGTTGGAGGGGCTCCAGTTTCTGGACCTATTGAAAAGACTTACACTGATGGCTTATTAGTGGTTGGAGATGCTGCTGGGCAAATTTCTCCACTAACAGGAGGAGGAATCTACTTAGCTATGGACTGTGGTTTAATAGCTGGGGAAGTAGCTGGAGAAGCTATAAAAAATAAAGATTGGAGTGAAGAATTTTTAAAAACCTATGAGGAGAGATGGAAAGAGAAATATTACAATATGTTAATGAATCATCTAAAGTATAGGAAGGTTTTAGAGAAGTTGAGTGATGATGAAATAGAGGAGTTGGCAGAGGTTATAGGAGAGAAGTTAGAGGACATAGACTTAAAAAAGTTTGCTAAAAAGATTTTAATGAGGCCTAAGCTCTTAAAGTACTTTAAGGACTTTGTCTTTTAA
- the cbiM gene encoding cobalt transporter CbiM → MHIPDGYLGPITCAFFYLIMIPFWYKGIKELKKLDPRKLPLLGVLTAFSFLVMMFNLPVPDGTTCHMVGGTLIAVLMDNPWIATIAISIVLVIQAIFFGDGGITCIGANCFNMGVVLPFVGYYVYKALKDKIGEPVAAGIGAYIGLVAAAIVAGFEFGLQPFIEPGYCPYPFTVSVPAMALAHILVAGPVAAIVTGLVVWYVKKSYSHLYATSSTN, encoded by the coding sequence ATGCATATACCTGATGGATACTTAGGACCAATAACTTGTGCTTTCTTTTATTTAATTATGATTCCTTTTTGGTATAAGGGGATAAAGGAGTTAAAGAAGTTAGATCCAAGAAAACTTCCATTATTGGGAGTGTTAACAGCTTTTTCATTTTTAGTTATGATGTTCAACCTTCCAGTTCCAGATGGTACAACTTGTCACATGGTTGGAGGTACATTAATAGCTGTACTAATGGACAATCCATGGATTGCTACAATAGCAATATCTATAGTGTTAGTTATTCAAGCTATATTCTTTGGAGATGGGGGAATAACTTGTATTGGAGCTAATTGTTTTAATATGGGTGTTGTCCTACCTTTTGTTGGTTACTATGTTTATAAAGCTTTAAAAGATAAGATTGGTGAGCCAGTAGCTGCTGGAATTGGTGCTTATATTGGCTTAGTAGCAGCTGCTATTGTAGCAGGATTTGAGTTTGGACTACAACCATTTATAGAGCCAGGATACTGCCCATATCCATTTACTGTTTCAGTTCCTGCTATGGCTTTAGCCCATATTTTAGTGGCTGGTCCAGTGGCAGCAATTGTTACAGGGTTAGTGGTTTGGTATGTTAAGAAAAGCTATTCTCATTTATATGCAACAAGCTCCACCAACTAA
- the phnE gene encoding phosphonate ABC transporter, permease protein PhnE: MNRINKIWLVSIFANLIMFIIFMNYLGITINDFLKLSKITTLMRIPNIAYISELIEPTIQTIAIAYVGTILGIIFSIILGILASRNMTINRIVYEISRVIIMIARVIPDIVWAFLLIPAVGLGAAQGIFAIAIHSTGMIGRFFAESIEEIDPKPLEALETCGATYFQKLIYGVFPQVMPSFVNYVMYAFDHNIRVAIILGMFGVGGLGFQFIIKFRVFEYDNVFAILLLIFIILLGVEKISSYIRKKILVEN; encoded by the coding sequence ATGAATAGAATTAACAAAATTTGGTTAGTTAGTATTTTTGCAAATTTAATAATGTTTATAATTTTTATGAATTACTTGGGTATTACTATCAACGATTTCTTAAAACTTTCTAAAATAACAACATTAATGAGAATTCCTAATATAGCATACATATCTGAATTGATAGAGCCTACAATACAAACAATCGCAATAGCCTATGTTGGAACTATATTAGGTATAATTTTCTCAATAATTTTGGGAATATTAGCTTCAAGAAATATGACTATTAATAGAATTGTATATGAAATATCAAGAGTAATAATAATGATAGCAAGAGTTATACCTGATATTGTATGGGCTTTTTTATTAATTCCTGCTGTAGGTTTAGGAGCTGCTCAGGGAATATTTGCTATTGCAATACATTCTACCGGTATGATAGGTAGATTTTTTGCTGAATCTATAGAAGAAATAGATCCAAAACCTTTAGAAGCATTAGAGACCTGTGGAGCAACATATTTTCAAAAATTAATATATGGAGTTTTTCCACAAGTTATGCCCTCGTTTGTAAATTATGTTATGTATGCTTTCGATCATAATATTAGAGTTGCAATCATATTAGGTATGTTTGGGGTTGGAGGATTAGGATTTCAGTTTATTATAAAATTTAGAGTATTTGAATATGATAACGTGTTTGCAATACTATTACTTATATTTATAATATTATTAGGAGTAGAAAAAATATCATCATATATCCGTAAGAAAATACTAGTTGAGAATTAA
- the phnC gene encoding phosphonate ABC transporter ATP-binding protein has product MKNGYSIIVNNLRKSFGNEEVLKDVSFKVKYGEIIGILGLSGAGKTTLLRCLIGLETPDSGEIIIDNKKIVFDKNKSNNKNQIRKKIGMVFQQFNLIPRTTVLTNVLIGRLPHINERGIIYRIGTYFGYFPQKDVEIAKNCIYKVGLGDKINSKVSKLSGGQQQRVGIARALAMEPIVLLADEPVSNLDPKTSEEILGLFKLISKNDNISIIISLHQLEYAKKYCDKILGLSNGKVVYYGSPKNLDEGIIKKIYSKK; this is encoded by the coding sequence ATGAAGAATGGTTATTCAATTATAGTAAATAATTTAAGAAAGTCTTTTGGTAATGAAGAAGTTTTAAAAGATGTTAGTTTTAAAGTTAAATATGGCGAAATAATAGGAATTTTAGGATTAAGTGGTGCAGGTAAAACAACATTATTAAGATGTTTAATTGGGTTAGAAACTCCGGATTCTGGGGAGATAATTATTGATAATAAAAAAATTGTATTTGATAAAAACAAATCCAATAATAAAAATCAAATTAGAAAAAAAATAGGAATGGTATTTCAACAATTTAATTTAATACCAAGAACAACAGTATTAACAAATGTATTAATAGGTAGATTGCCCCATATAAACGAAAGAGGTATTATATATAGAATAGGGACATATTTTGGTTATTTTCCACAAAAAGATGTAGAAATAGCTAAAAACTGTATTTATAAAGTAGGATTAGGCGACAAAATAAATAGTAAAGTATCAAAACTATCTGGAGGACAACAGCAAAGAGTTGGAATAGCCAGAGCATTAGCCATGGAACCTATTGTCTTACTGGCTGATGAGCCTGTATCTAATTTAGATCCTAAAACTTCCGAAGAGATTTTAGGATTGTTTAAATTAATATCTAAAAATGATAATATATCAATTATAATCAGCTTACACCAACTGGAATATGCTAAAAAATATTGCGATAAAATTCTTGGTCTATCAAACGGAAAAGTAGTATATTATGGCTCTCCAAAAAATCTTGATGAAGGTATTATTAAAAAAATTTATAGCAAAAAATAA
- a CDS encoding energy-coupling factor ABC transporter ATP-binding protein, which yields MKTLFELKNVYYSYGEHEVLRDINLKIYKNEVLIILGPNGAGKTTLLKIIDALILPTKGEVYFKNMKIDERKIYDPNFNKEFRKSVGFVFQNPDIMLFNPTIFDEVLYSLLQIYDKEEAIKIAEETLKKLNIYHLKDKHPYNISGGEKKKVSLACVLALNPEVILMDEPTSFLDPKSRRELVNIIRNLKNDGKTLVIVTHDLSLLHLADRCCIINKELVYDGDVDGIFSLDLEGLNLDIGDLQKLFLTLKKEGFKIDKVPLTVDEGLKILKELIN from the coding sequence ATGAAAACATTATTTGAATTAAAAAATGTATATTATAGCTATGGAGAGCATGAAGTTTTAAGAGATATAAACCTTAAGATCTATAAAAATGAAGTTTTAATAATCTTAGGCCCCAATGGTGCTGGGAAAACTACTCTCTTAAAAATTATTGATGCTCTTATTTTACCAACTAAGGGAGAAGTTTATTTTAAAAACATGAAAATAGATGAGAGAAAAATCTATGATCCAAACTTTAATAAGGAATTTAGAAAATCAGTAGGTTTTGTTTTTCAAAATCCTGATATTATGCTTTTTAACCCTACAATTTTTGATGAGGTTTTATATTCCCTTCTTCAAATTTATGATAAAGAAGAGGCTATAAAGATAGCTGAAGAAACTTTAAAAAAGTTAAATATATATCATCTAAAAGATAAGCATCCTTATAATATAAGTGGTGGAGAGAAAAAGAAAGTTTCCCTTGCCTGTGTGTTGGCATTAAATCCTGAAGTTATATTAATGGATGAGCCAACATCTTTTTTAGATCCTAAAAGTAGAAGAGAATTAGTTAACATTATTAGAAATCTTAAGAATGATGGTAAAACTTTAGTTATAGTGACACATGATTTAAGTTTATTACATTTAGCTGATAGATGTTGTATAATAAACAAAGAATTGGTATATGATGGAGATGTTGATGGAATATTTTCTTTAGATTTGGAGGGCCTAAATTTAGATATTGGAGATTTGCAAAAGCTATTTTTGACTCTAAAGAAGGAAGGATTTAAAATAGATAAAGTACCTTTAACTGTTGATGAAGGGCTGAAAATATTAAAGGAATTAATAAATTGA
- a CDS encoding phosphate/phosphite/phosphonate ABC transporter substrate-binding protein has translation MNKKVLNISILIGILFITIFAGCIGNTTSTEKEKVIRVVMIPDEDPTKMLEDMEPLFNKLEKATGYKFKVNLVPDYTAAVEALLNKQADMAYLGPFTYVSAHYRDPNIVPFVMEVSAKTGKPTYHSIIVVNKETYDMGVKDLKTLKEHAKEITFAFVDPKSTSGYLIPYYALLKAGINPEKDFKKIIFAGGHDAVELAIKEGRVNAGADNDRTYPVMIEKGLISNETNIIIWKSDPIPGYPWVYRIDTIPKDVREKIKNTFLSMSKEEALKISGGKVIGYVEASPKDYQIIEDAAKALGKL, from the coding sequence TTGAATAAAAAAGTTTTGAATATATCTATATTAATTGGAATATTATTTATAACTATATTTGCTGGATGTATTGGAAATACTACATCTACTGAAAAAGAAAAAGTTATTAGAGTAGTGATGATCCCTGATGAAGATCCTACCAAAATGCTTGAAGACATGGAACCTTTATTCAATAAATTAGAAAAAGCTACAGGATATAAATTTAAAGTTAATTTAGTTCCTGATTACACTGCAGCTGTAGAAGCCCTCTTAAATAAACAAGCTGATATGGCATATTTAGGACCTTTTACTTATGTGTCAGCTCATTATAGAGACCCTAATATAGTGCCATTTGTTATGGAGGTTTCTGCAAAAACTGGAAAGCCAACATATCATAGTATTATTGTAGTCAATAAAGAGACATATGATATGGGTGTTAAAGATTTAAAAACCTTAAAAGAACATGCTAAAGAAATTACCTTTGCATTTGTAGATCCAAAATCAACTTCTGGTTATCTAATTCCATATTATGCATTATTAAAAGCAGGGATTAATCCGGAAAAAGATTTTAAAAAGATAATTTTTGCAGGAGGACATGATGCCGTAGAACTTGCAATTAAAGAAGGTAGAGTGAATGCTGGAGCTGATAATGATAGGACTTATCCAGTAATGATTGAAAAAGGATTGATCTCTAATGAAACAAATATAATAATATGGAAATCAGATCCTATACCAGGATATCCTTGGGTATATAGGATAGACACAATTCCAAAAGATGTTAGGGAAAAAATAAAGAATACTTTTTTATCCATGAGTAAAGAAGAAGCTTTAAAAATATCTGGTGGTAAGGTAATTGGATATGTTGAAGCTTCACCAAAAGATTATCAAATTATTGAAGATGCTGCCAAAGCATTAGGTAAGTTATAA
- a CDS encoding universal stress protein translates to MYKKIVVPTDGSDVSMKALKHAIFIAKNLDSKIYGVYVVDVSPFIGLPMEGSWELITKVLEEEGEEILNKVKEMCEKEGVDVEVKMLEGIPPEEIVKFAEEKEADLIVMGTTGKTGLERILLGSVAERVIKNAPCPVLVVKRQSP, encoded by the coding sequence ATGTACAAGAAAATTGTTGTCCCAACTGATGGTTCTGATGTGTCAATGAAAGCTTTAAAGCATGCAATATTTATAGCAAAGAATTTAGACTCTAAAATATATGGAGTGTATGTTGTTGATGTTTCCCCATTTATTGGCTTACCTATGGAAGGTAGTTGGGAGTTAATAACTAAGGTCTTAGAGGAAGAAGGAGAAGAGATATTAAATAAAGTAAAAGAGATGTGTGAAAAAGAAGGAGTAGATGTTGAGGTTAAAATGTTAGAGGGAATTCCTCCTGAAGAGATAGTTAAATTTGCAGAAGAAAAAGAAGCTGATCTAATAGTTATGGGAACCACAGGAAAAACAGGGTTGGAGAGGATATTATTAGGAAGTGTTGCTGAGAGAGTAATTAAAAATGCTCCCTGCCCTGTTTTAGTGGTTAAAAGACAAAGTCCTTAA
- a CDS encoding PDGLE domain-containing protein: MNWNDPIVKKFVYIIVAMIILCPLGILLVWNYGDAWGEWDPHELAEKVGANKVAGMLHLADIWQYAPLPDYDIPGWDDPLHASIGYIISAIVGVALCLGAYYLLVKIVNPKSSSS, from the coding sequence ATGAACTGGAATGATCCAATAGTTAAAAAATTTGTTTATATTATTGTGGCTATGATTATTTTATGTCCTCTTGGTATCTTATTGGTTTGGAATTATGGAGATGCTTGGGGAGAGTGGGATCCTCATGAGTTAGCTGAAAAAGTAGGAGCTAATAAAGTTGCTGGAATGTTACACTTAGCAGATATTTGGCAATATGCCCCTCTTCCAGACTATGATATTCCTGGATGGGATGACCCATTACATGCTTCAATTGGTTATATTATATCTGCAATTGTTGGAGTAGCCTTATGTTTAGGAGCTTACTATCTATTAGTTAAAATTGTAAACCCAAAATCCTCCAGTAGTTAA
- the cbiQ gene encoding cobalt ECF transporter T component CbiQ: protein MNKFFEKTIEHIISYINEAIFYEKYSKANGLLQSIEPRIKIISLLLLVFFTLTIKDLKILIILNFFAILLAYVSKIPIKDYLFRIYIFIPIFAALIALPTIFFIPGEPIIKILFLTITDKGLLYFITFVLRVATCISYSILIPLTTPWNIVLSSLKMFKIPDEIITLFNLTYRYIFLLLNQTLEILHSRKSRTIKKLGILESWKEAAKIISFTFIKVNFMGEELYYSIQSRGSLFSIYTRYNYKIKFIDILFFLLIILIIIILWWGHENII, encoded by the coding sequence ATGAATAAATTTTTTGAGAAGACCATTGAGCATATTATAAGCTATATCAATGAAGCTATTTTTTATGAAAAGTATTCTAAAGCTAATGGCTTATTACAAAGTATAGAGCCAAGAATTAAGATTATCTCTCTACTTCTGTTAGTATTTTTTACCCTAACAATTAAAGATTTAAAAATATTAATAATATTAAATTTTTTTGCAATTCTCTTAGCATATGTGTCCAAAATTCCAATCAAAGACTATTTATTTAGAATTTATATTTTTATTCCTATATTTGCAGCTCTTATAGCCTTACCAACCATATTTTTCATTCCTGGGGAACCAATAATTAAAATCTTATTTTTGACAATAACTGATAAAGGACTTTTGTATTTTATAACCTTTGTTTTAAGAGTAGCTACCTGTATCTCCTACTCTATTCTTATCCCTTTAACAACACCATGGAATATAGTCCTCTCTTCCCTAAAGATGTTTAAAATTCCAGATGAGATTATTACCTTATTTAATTTAACATATAGATACATATTTTTATTGTTAAATCAAACCTTAGAAATATTACACTCAAGAAAATCAAGAACTATAAAAAAGTTAGGAATACTTGAAAGTTGGAAAGAGGCAGCTAAGATAATCAGCTTTACATTTATTAAAGTTAATTTTATGGGAGAAGAACTTTACTATTCAATACAGTCAAGAGGTTCTTTATTTTCCATCTACACAAGATACAACTATAAAATTAAGTTTATAGATATATTGTTTTTCTTACTAATTATATTAATTATAATTATTTTATGGTGGGGACATGAAAACATTATTTGA